DNA from Amycolatopsis sp. DSM 110486:
TACGTCGACATGGGCGGCTGGGTCGGCGGCCAGGCGGAGTACGTGATGGTTCCTTACGCCGACTGGAACCTGTTGAAATTCCCGGACCGCGACCAGGCGATGGAGAAGATCCTCGACCTCACGATGCTCTCGGACATCTTCCCGACCGGCTTCCACGGCTGCGTCACGGCGGGTGTCACGGTGGGGTCGACGGTCTACGTGGCGGGAGCCGGCCCGGTGGGGCTGGCCGCGGCCGCGTCGGCGCAGCTGCTCGGCGCCGCGGTGGTGATCGTGGGTGACCTCAACGCCGAACGGCTCGCGCAGGCCCGCAGCTTCGGCTGCGAGACCATCGACGTGTCGAAGGGCGACCCGAAGGACCAGCTCGCCGCCATCGTGGGTGAGCCGGAGGTCGACTGCGCGGTCGACGCCGTCGGGTTCGAGGCGCGCGGGCACGGCAAGGAGTCGGCGACCGAACACCCGGCGACGGTGCTGAACTCGCTGATGGACCTCACGCGTGCGGGCGGGGCGCTGGGCATTCCCGGCCTGTACGTGACGGGGGATCCCGGGGCCGGCGACGAGGCGGCGCGCCAGGGCTCGCTGTCGATCCGGATCGGGCTGGGCTGGGCGAAGTCGCATTCGTTCACCACGGGCCAGTGCCCGGTGATGAAGTACCACCGGAAGCTGATGATGGCGATCCTGAACGACCGCGTGCAGATCGCAAAGGCTGTGAACGCGACGCCGATCAGCATCGGCGACGCGCCTCGCGGCTACCACGAGTTCGACCAGGGCGCGGCACGCAAGTACGTGCTGGACCCGCACGGTCTGCTCAACTGAGCACCATCCGGTGGGGTGGCGTCGCGGCGCCGCTCCACCGGCTCGGCTCAGACTTTTGCCAGGTTTTCGGTCTGATCCAGCGGCGTCTGGTCGACCGCGGCACCGTAGAAGGCGATCTTCATCCGGATGTGCTCCTGGTGCCCGCGCAGCCGGTCGATCTGCTCGGCCACGCGCGTCTCGTGATCCTGCAGCACGGCGAGGCGTTCGGCCTGGGTGTCGTCGCCCTCGCGCAGCAACTCCACGTAACGCAGCATCTGCGCAATCGGCATCTCGGTGTCGCGCAGGCAGCGCAGCAGGTGCAGGAACCGCAGGTCGTCCTCGGTGAAGCGGCGGCGCCCGCCCGCGGTGCGGTGGACGTCGCGCAGCAGGCCGATGCGTTCGTAGTAGCGGAGCGTGTCGATGCTGAAGCCGGTCCGGGCGGTCACTTCGGAGGGTGAGTAGGAATCCACCCGTCCAGACTCCCACCTGGAGCGCGCTCCAGGTCAAGCTCCGGGTTCGGGACTTGACCCGGACCTCGGTCCGGGTTGTTCGCTCGGGGCATGACTGGTTTGGACGACTACCGGCCCCTGGGCCGTTCCGGGCTGCGGGTCTCGCCGCTGGCCCTGGGTGCGATGACGTTCGGCCCGAGCGGCCTCTCCTCCGACGACGCGACCTCGCGCGAGGTGTTCCGCACCTACGTCGGCGCCGGTGGCAACTACGTCGACACGGCCGACAACTACAGCGACGGGCGCAGCGAGGAGCTCGTCGGCGAGTTTCTACGCGAGGTGCCCGACCGCGACGAGCTGGTGCTGGCCACGAAGTACTCGGGCCCGCGGTTCGTCGACGGCGAGCCGGTGCGCGACGTCCTGGGGCGCAGCAACGGGCGCAAGAACATGATCGCGTCGCTGGAGCGGTCACTGCGGCGCCTGGGCGTGGACCACGTGGACCTGTACTGGCTGCACGTGTGGGACGGGTTCACCCCGGCCGAGGAGGTCGTGGCGGCTTTTGCCGATCTCATGGGCGCGGGCAAGGTGCGCGCGGTGGGGCTGAGCGATGTGCCCGCCTGGTACGCCACGAAGGCCGCGATGCTCGGCGGACCACCGATCACGGCGATGCAGCTGGAGTACTCGCTGGTGGAGCGCACGATCGAGACCGAGCACCTCCCGCTCGCCGCGGAGTTCGGCATCGCGGTACAGCCCTGGAGCGCGCTGGCCGGCGGCTTCCTCACCGGCAAGTACTCTCGCGACGGCGCCGGGTCCGGCCGGCTCGACGGCACGAAGCACTCCGAACGGCGCTGGGCGGTGCTCGACGCCGTCCGTGAGGTCGCCGCAGAGACCGGCCAGACGCCGGCGCAGGTCGCGATGCACTGGGTGCTGCGGCGGCCCGGAATCGCGGGCACCCTCGTCGGGGCGCGCTCGGCGCGGCAGCTCACGGACACGCTCGGAGCGCTGGCGCTGGACCTGCCCGCCGCGGTGCTCGACCGGCTCACGGAGGTGAGCGCGCCCGAGCTGCCGTTCCCGCACAACATCCTCGCCCGGTTTTCGTAAGGGCCGATCAGCCCTCGCCGCCGATCCGGTCCACTGTGGACGCCGGGCCGAACTCCGATTCGAAGCGGGCCAGGAGATCGGCCAGCAGTGTGTTGAGGGCCGTCAGGCGGTCGGGTTCGAGTGCGCCCGCGAAGAGGCCGCGTTCGTCGTCGGTGCGCTGCTTCGTGGCGGCGGCCCAGCGGGCGCGGCCCTTGCGGGTGAGGCGGATCGGTCGGCTGCGTCCGTCGGCGGCCGCGACGCGTTCGATCAGCCCCGCGCGGGCGAGCCGGTCGATGCGGACGCTGACGGTGCCCGACGTGACACCCAGCAGGTCACCGAGCTCCTTGGGCGTGAGCACGGGCGGTTCTCCGGAGCGGTGCAGGGCCGAGAGTGCCTGCCAGTCGCCGGGGGTGAGGTCGTGGGCGGCGGCCGCGCGGCCCAGCACCTGCTCGAACTGCCGCGACAGCCGGCCGATCCGCTGGCGCGCGGCCTCGACGTCCGCGTCGACCCCGGCGGGCATCACGCGCAGCCACGCCGCGAGGCCGGCGCCGACCGAGTCCTGGTCCACTGGACACTCCCTTGAGTCTCAAGGTAGTTTGGTTTGAGTATCAAGATACCGCGAATCGAGGAGACGGACATGAGCCGGGTCTGGTTCATCACGGGCACGAGCGCCGGTTTCGGGCGGGTGCTCGCCGAGGCGGTGCTCGCGCGGGGCGAGCGGGTCGTGGCCACCGCGCGAGACGTCGAGTCGGTGAAGGACTTCGCCGACCGTGCGCTCGTCGCGCGCCTCGACGTGACCGACCCCGCGTCGATCCGCTCGGCCGTCGACGCCGCGCTCGCCGAGTACGGGCAGATCGACGTCCTTGTGAACAACGCGGGCCACGGCCTCATCGGCGCGCTCGAAGAGCTCACCGACGAGCAGACGCGCAAGGTCATGGAGACCAACGTGTTCGGCGTGCTCGCCGTGACGCGCGCCGTCCTGCCCCACCTGCGCGCGCGGCGCAGCGGGCACATCGTGCAGCTCTCGTCGGTGGGCGGCGTCGTCGGCAACCCGGGCCACGCGATCTACGCGACGTCGAAGTTCGCGCTGGAAGGCTTGTCCGAAGCCCTCGCCGGCGAGGTGGGGCCGCTCGGGATCCGCGTCAGCATCGTCGAGCCGGGCCCGTTCCGCACCGAGTTCGCCGGCCGGTCCATGACGTTCGCCGACCCGATCGCCGACTACGCCGACACCCCTGCCGGCCGGCTGCGCTCCCAGTTCTCCGGTCAGGACGGCCACCAGCCCAACGACCCCGCCCGCGCCGCCGCGGCCATCCTGAAGCTCGTCGACACCCCCGACGCACCGCTGCGGCTGCCACTCGGGCCTGAAGCGGTGACGCGGATCAGGGCGAAGCTGGAGAAGCAGCTGGCGGACCTGGCCGAGTGGGAGGCGGTCGCGCTGGATACGCGGTATCCGGACGCGTGAGGCAGCGGCGTCGGCCGCGACACGCCGGCCCGTGAGTCAGAAGCGGTAGCGCAGCACGCACGTCCCCCGCCTGGCCACCGCCGTGCTGCGAGCCGCCAGCCGGGTGAACCAGCGCAGCGCCGGCGGCTGCAACGCGACCTCGGGCGCGCGGGACGCGAACTGCTCGTCGACCAGCTCCAGTTGCGGCACCCAGCGCTGCGGGGCGCGCGGGTCGTCGAAGCCGGGGTTGGCCACGACGCCCGCGATGGAACCGGTACCGCGGTAGTGCTTGATGGCCCAGACGTGGAAGCGCGTGTAGCTGTTGAACGCGATCTCGCCCGTCGGGAAGCGCCCGGCGATCCCGGCGAGCAGGGCGACGAACGCGTCCTGCGGCAGGAAGGCGACGAGCCCGTCGGCGACCGCGACTGCGGGCCGGTCGGCCGGGATCCGCTCGAGCCACGCCGGGTCGGTGAGGTCGGCGGCCACCGGGTGGACGTTCGCGGGCGGCGGCAGGAGCCGTTCGCGCACTGAGACGACGGCGGGCAGGTCGAGGTCGTACCAGTCCACTGTGGATGGTGGCCGCACGCGTTCGATCCGGCCGTCGAGCCCGCAGCCCAGCTCCAGCACCACGGCGTCGGGGTGGCGGCCGACGAACGAGCGCACCACGTCGTCGAGCATGCGCGAGCGCACGGCGATGTCGAACACCTGGCTCTTCACCAGCGGCCCCGCCGCGGGGTCGTGCCCGAGTGCCGCCACGACGCCCGCGGCCGTGGGGTCGCCGAGCACCGGGCGGGGTGCGCGGGCGTCGAGCGCGCGGCCGTCGAGCGTGAGGTACAGGCTGTTCTCCACCGCGGTGAACGCCGTCGTGTCCATGGTGACCCCCTTTTCCCGATCCGGAAACTACGACTGATCACCGGGTCCGTCAACTCGGGTTTTCCTTGTATTGCAATGGCTGTCACGAGTGCAACGGGGCGCCCTTGTTGCAATGACGGGGTACGCTCGGGCGCATGCCGGGAAGCCGTCTGACCCACGAGGACCGTCAAGGCGTCGCCGAGGGGCTGAAAGCCGGGCTCGCCTACGCCGAGATCGCGCGGCTGCTCGGGCGGCCGACGTCGACTGTGAGCCGGGAAGTCCAGCGCAACGGCGGCCCGCGCGGCTACCGGGCCGACCACGCCCAGGAGGCCACGCACGAGCGGGGCCGGCGCGTGCCCGCGGGCGCCCCGGCGGTGAGCGGGTTCGAGGAGCGGTTCACGGAGATGATGGTCCACACCGGACTCCCGCGCATGCCGGCCCGCGTGCTCGCCACGCTCCTCACCAGCGACCGGCGCACGCTCTCCGCGACGGACCTCGTGGCGCGCGTGCGCGTGAGCCCGGCGTCGGTGTCCAAGGCGATCGCGTACCTGGAGCAGCTGGAGCTCGTCCGCCGCGTCAGCGAGCCCGGCAGCCGCGAGCACTACCGGGTCGACGACGACGCGTGGTACCGCTCGTGCCGCCGCGAAGCCGACGTCTGCACCGCGTGGGCCACCTCTGCCCGCGAGGGCGCCGGCCTGCTGGCCGGCTCCCCCGCCGCCGCGCGGCTGGCCGCGATGGGCGACTACTTCGACCACGTCGGCCGCGACCTCGCCGACTCGGCCGAACGGTGGCGGCACGTCTTCGCCGCCGGGTGAATCAGGACGCGGCGGACATCCCGCCATCGATGGTCACGATGGTGCCGCTGATGTAGTCGGCGCGGGCCGAAGCAAGGAACGCCACCAGGTCAGCGACCTCGCCCGGCTCGGCGACGCGGCGCGAGGGCAGCGCGGCGAAGCTCGCGTCGACGTCGTCGTTGGCCGCGCGCATGGTGGTGATCCGCTCGGTCGCGACCGGGCCGGGGTTCACGCCGACCACGCGCACGCCGTCGCGCGGACCTTCGGCGCCGAGCGCCCGGGTGAAGGCCATCAGCGCCGCGTTGCCCGTGCCGCCGGCGATGTACTCCGGCTTCGGCCGCTCACCGCCGGCACCGATCACGTTGACGATCACACCGCGGCCCTGCTCGCGAAGCCGCGAGTAGACGAGCCGGGTGAGGTCGACGTAGCCGAAGACCTTGAGGTCCCACGCGTGCCGCCACCGGTCGGGGCCGACCTGGTCGAGCGTGCCGGCCGGGATGTCGCCGGCGTTGTTCACGAGGATGTCGGCGTCGGCCGTGGCCTCGGCGAGCCGTTCGAGATCGGCCGTTTCGCGCAGGTCGACGACGTGCACGGTCACCTCGACCCCGTGCGCTTCCCGCAGCTTCCGGGCGAGGGCTTCGAGCGCCTCGCCGCTGCGTGCGGCCAGGTGCAGGTGGCTGCCCTCGGCGGCGAGCACCTCGGCCACGGCCGCGCCGATGCCCTTCGACGCGCCGGTCACCAGGGCGCGCCTGCCGCGGAGTTTCAGGTCCATCGGTTGTCCTCACGATCTTCGCCGGTGGTTCCCAGTCTGCCGAAGATCGCCCACGTCCCGCCATGTCTCGTGGGTCTCAGGCAGGCTGTCTCAGGGCAGCGTGTCCAGGAACGGCGCGTGCGCGTTCTGGAACGCCCAGCCCGAGAAGTGGTCCCAGTTGATCGACCACGTCATGAGCCCCCGCAGGCCCGGCACGGTGCCGCCGCGCAGGGTGTAGCCGCCGCAGCCGGTGCCCTTCGCCAGGCAGGTCAGGGCGGTCTGCACGTCGGCGGGGGCGGTGTAGCCGTTGCCCGCGTTGACGGTCGCCGGGACGCCGAGCGCGATCTGGTCGTCGCGCAGGCCGGGGAAGAACGCACCGCCGGCGACGGGGAAGCCGGCCTTGAG
Protein-coding regions in this window:
- a CDS encoding class I SAM-dependent methyltransferase, which encodes MDTTAFTAVENSLYLTLDGRALDARAPRPVLGDPTAAGVVAALGHDPAAGPLVKSQVFDIAVRSRMLDDVVRSFVGRHPDAVVLELGCGLDGRIERVRPPSTVDWYDLDLPAVVSVRERLLPPPANVHPVAADLTDPAWLERIPADRPAVAVADGLVAFLPQDAFVALLAGIAGRFPTGEIAFNSYTRFHVWAIKHYRGTGSIAGVVANPGFDDPRAPQRWVPQLELVDEQFASRAPEVALQPPALRWFTRLAARSTAVARRGTCVLRYRF
- a CDS encoding short-chain dehydrogenase/reductase translates to MDLKLRGRRALVTGASKGIGAAVAEVLAAEGSHLHLAARSGEALEALARKLREAHGVEVTVHVVDLRETADLERLAEATADADILVNNAGDIPAGTLDQVGPDRWRHAWDLKVFGYVDLTRLVYSRLREQGRGVIVNVIGAGGERPKPEYIAGGTGNAALMAFTRALGAEGPRDGVRVVGVNPGPVATERITTMRAANDDVDASFAALPSRRVAEPGEVADLVAFLASARADYISGTIVTIDGGMSAAS
- a CDS encoding helix-turn-helix domain-containing protein; amino-acid sequence: MPGSRLTHEDRQGVAEGLKAGLAYAEIARLLGRPTSTVSREVQRNGGPRGYRADHAQEATHERGRRVPAGAPAVSGFEERFTEMMVHTGLPRMPARVLATLLTSDRRTLSATDLVARVRVSPASVSKAIAYLEQLELVRRVSEPGSREHYRVDDDAWYRSCRREADVCTAWATSAREGAGLLAGSPAAARLAAMGDYFDHVGRDLADSAERWRHVFAAG
- a CDS encoding aldo/keto reductase produces the protein MTGLDDYRPLGRSGLRVSPLALGAMTFGPSGLSSDDATSREVFRTYVGAGGNYVDTADNYSDGRSEELVGEFLREVPDRDELVLATKYSGPRFVDGEPVRDVLGRSNGRKNMIASLERSLRRLGVDHVDLYWLHVWDGFTPAEEVVAAFADLMGAGKVRAVGLSDVPAWYATKAAMLGGPPITAMQLEYSLVERTIETEHLPLAAEFGIAVQPWSALAGGFLTGKYSRDGAGSGRLDGTKHSERRWAVLDAVREVAAETGQTPAQVAMHWVLRRPGIAGTLVGARSARQLTDTLGALALDLPAAVLDRLTEVSAPELPFPHNILARFS
- a CDS encoding MerR family transcriptional regulator produces the protein MDSYSPSEVTARTGFSIDTLRYYERIGLLRDVHRTAGGRRRFTEDDLRFLHLLRCLRDTEMPIAQMLRYVELLREGDDTQAERLAVLQDHETRVAEQIDRLRGHQEHIRMKIAFYGAAVDQTPLDQTENLAKV
- a CDS encoding MarR family winged helix-turn-helix transcriptional regulator produces the protein MDQDSVGAGLAAWLRVMPAGVDADVEAARQRIGRLSRQFEQVLGRAAAAHDLTPGDWQALSALHRSGEPPVLTPKELGDLLGVTSGTVSVRIDRLARAGLIERVAAADGRSRPIRLTRKGRARWAAATKQRTDDERGLFAGALEPDRLTALNTLLADLLARFESEFGPASTVDRIGGEG
- a CDS encoding oxidoreductase, with translation MSRVWFITGTSAGFGRVLAEAVLARGERVVATARDVESVKDFADRALVARLDVTDPASIRSAVDAALAEYGQIDVLVNNAGHGLIGALEELTDEQTRKVMETNVFGVLAVTRAVLPHLRARRSGHIVQLSSVGGVVGNPGHAIYATSKFALEGLSEALAGEVGPLGIRVSIVEPGPFRTEFAGRSMTFADPIADYADTPAGRLRSQFSGQDGHQPNDPARAAAAILKLVDTPDAPLRLPLGPEAVTRIRAKLEKQLADLAEWEAVALDTRYPDA
- the fdhA gene encoding formaldehyde dehydrogenase, glutathione-independent — protein: MAGNKAVTYVGPGKVEIDTIEYPGFVLKDGPGVNPANVGRETPHGVILKNVATNICGSDQHMVRGRTTAPQGLVLGHEITGEVIETGRDVEFIKVGDLVSVPFNIACGRCRNCKEGKTGICLNVNPDRPGSAYGYVDMGGWVGGQAEYVMVPYADWNLLKFPDRDQAMEKILDLTMLSDIFPTGFHGCVTAGVTVGSTVYVAGAGPVGLAAAASAQLLGAAVVIVGDLNAERLAQARSFGCETIDVSKGDPKDQLAAIVGEPEVDCAVDAVGFEARGHGKESATEHPATVLNSLMDLTRAGGALGIPGLYVTGDPGAGDEAARQGSLSIRIGLGWAKSHSFTTGQCPVMKYHRKLMMAILNDRVQIAKAVNATPISIGDAPRGYHEFDQGAARKYVLDPHGLLN